From the genome of Halomonas sp. I5-271120, one region includes:
- a CDS encoding homoserine kinase, whose protein sequence is MAVFTPLDDAQVADFLTRFEAGSLTGLKGVASGTENTTYFVTTDSRELVLTLFEQGEHEELPFFVDLLDYLDEHRLPVPGPLHDRDGVALQSLAGKPALLFPRLPGKHPSAPSTAQCSALGDALGHMHAVSRHFEGQRPNPRDLHWLVPMHHRVLAYLSPEDQTLMSDEIDAYQVFFGDAPDLPQGAIHGDLFRDNTLFDGERLGGLIDFYNGCTGDLLFDLAIVINDWATDDDGRLDKERHDAILSAYQARRTLTSNERDAWPMMLRMTALRYWLSRLLVVYVDPPAHDLTPHDPERFRTILGQRLEGALPLPA, encoded by the coding sequence ATGGCCGTATTCACCCCGCTTGACGACGCGCAGGTCGCGGACTTCCTGACACGCTTCGAGGCAGGCTCCCTGACGGGGCTGAAGGGCGTGGCCAGCGGTACCGAGAACACCACCTATTTCGTGACCACCGACTCCCGTGAGCTGGTACTGACGCTGTTCGAGCAGGGCGAGCACGAGGAACTGCCGTTCTTCGTCGACCTGCTCGACTACCTGGACGAGCACCGCCTGCCGGTGCCCGGCCCGCTTCACGACCGCGATGGGGTCGCCTTGCAGAGCCTCGCCGGCAAGCCCGCGCTGCTGTTTCCGCGTTTGCCCGGCAAGCACCCCAGCGCGCCGAGCACCGCGCAGTGCAGTGCACTCGGCGATGCCCTCGGCCACATGCACGCCGTGTCGCGCCACTTTGAGGGACAGCGCCCCAACCCCCGCGACCTGCACTGGCTGGTCCCCATGCACCACCGGGTATTGGCCTACCTCTCTCCTGAAGACCAGACGCTGATGAGCGATGAGATCGACGCCTACCAGGTCTTCTTCGGCGATGCGCCCGACCTGCCCCAGGGCGCCATCCACGGCGACCTGTTCCGCGACAACACCCTGTTCGACGGCGAGCGGCTGGGTGGCCTCATCGACTTCTACAACGGCTGCACCGGCGACCTGCTCTTCGATCTGGCGATCGTCATCAACGACTGGGCCACCGACGACGACGGGCGCCTGGACAAGGAGCGCCACGACGCCATCCTCTCGGCTTATCAGGCCCGCCGGACGCTGACCAGCAACGAGCGGGATGCCTGGCCGATGATGCTGCGCATGACCGCACTGCGCTATTGGCTCTCGCGGCTGCTGGTGGTCTACGTGGACCCGCCGGCTCACGACCTCACGCCCCACGATCCCGAGCGCTTCCGCACCATCCTCGGCCAGCGCCTCGAGGGTGCCCTGCCGCTGCCGGCCTGA
- a CDS encoding DUF2782 domain-containing protein, producing the protein MPAMSRRSNLFNLALKHGHKIVSGAGLPLMLSLCLCLSLAAAAPALAQSTDVEPDVTIRQQEDRTIEEYRVNGQLYAIKITPKVGPSYFLIDEDGDGNFARQSGDQVAIPSWVLVEW; encoded by the coding sequence ATGCCCGCCATGTCACGTCGTTCGAACCTTTTTAACCTTGCTCTCAAACACGGCCACAAGATCGTCTCCGGCGCTGGACTGCCGCTGATGTTGAGCCTGTGCTTGTGTTTAAGCCTGGCCGCTGCGGCCCCGGCACTCGCCCAGTCCACCGATGTCGAACCGGACGTCACCATCCGCCAGCAGGAAGATCGCACCATCGAGGAATACCGGGTCAATGGCCAGCTCTATGCGATCAAAATCACGCCCAAGGTGGGGCCGTCCTATTTCCTGATCGATGAAGACGGTGATGGCAACTTCGCCCGCCAATCCGGCGATCAGGTCGCGATCCCCAGCTGGGTGCTGGTCGAGTGGTAG
- the polA gene encoding DNA polymerase I: MATPPIVLVDGSSYLYRAFHALPPLTTSKGQPTGAVKGVLNMLKSLIKQYPDSPMAVVFDAKGKTFRDEMFEQYKAHRPPMPDDLRSQVQPLHDCVKALGLPLLCIEGVEADDVIGTLARHATEAGRDAVISTGDKDMAQLVNAHITLVNTMKGETLDVGGVNEKFGLPPELIIDFLALMGDKVDNIPGVPGVGEKTALGLLQGMQGGLDTIYGDLERIKTLSFRGAKTLGKKLDAHRDEAYLSHKLATIKTDCELPVGLDDLDIAHPDREALTELYREMEFKAWLSDLLEGKDDAAEGKSATAGSGASDESQEDDQDEAESDTPSSQRVDQVILEQADFDAWLERLEASEAFCFDLETTSLNYMEAEIVGVGLALEAGEAAYIPLAHDYLDAPAQLDRKAVLKALTPLLEDASKAKIGQNLKYDISVLASYHIKVAGPLHDTMLESYVLNSTATRHDMDSLALKYLGEKTVSFEEIAGKGVKQLTFNQIALEQAAPYACEDVDITLRLHHELRPRLEQEGRVAEVLDALERPLIPVLSHIERTGVALDAERLHTQSRELETRIRELEARAHELAGREFNLGSPKQLAEILFEEQKLPVKKKTPKGAPSTAEAVLEELALDFPLPKVIIEHRGLSKLKSTYTDKLPLLVNKATGRVHTSYHQAVTATGRLSSSDPNLQNIPIRTEEGRKIRQAFIARPGYKIVAADYSQIELRIMAHLSEDAGLLEAFAEDRDIHAATAAEVFGVELDKVSTEQRRSAKAINFGLIYGMSAWGLGKQLNIERNQAQTYIDRYFDRYPGVARYMEGIRAQAAEDGFVETVAGRRLYLPEIKAQNQGRRQAAERTAINAPMQGTAADIIKRAMIDVHAWLMEGEMDAWMVMQVHDELVFEVKDEQVDDFIDAVKARMRDAADLRVPLIVEAESGINWDEAH; this comes from the coding sequence ATGGCCACCCCGCCCATCGTCCTCGTCGACGGCTCCTCGTACCTGTACCGCGCCTTCCATGCCCTGCCGCCGCTGACCACCTCCAAGGGCCAGCCGACCGGGGCCGTGAAGGGCGTGCTCAACATGCTCAAGAGCCTGATCAAGCAGTACCCGGACAGCCCGATGGCGGTGGTCTTCGATGCCAAGGGCAAGACCTTCCGCGACGAGATGTTCGAGCAGTACAAGGCGCACCGGCCGCCGATGCCGGATGACCTGCGCAGCCAGGTGCAGCCCCTGCACGACTGCGTGAAGGCGCTGGGTCTGCCGCTATTGTGCATCGAGGGCGTCGAGGCCGATGACGTGATCGGCACCCTGGCGCGCCATGCCACCGAAGCCGGGCGCGACGCGGTGATCTCCACCGGCGACAAGGACATGGCCCAGCTGGTGAATGCCCACATCACCCTGGTCAACACCATGAAGGGCGAGACCCTCGACGTGGGCGGGGTCAACGAGAAGTTCGGCCTGCCGCCGGAGCTGATCATCGACTTCCTGGCGTTGATGGGTGACAAGGTCGACAACATTCCCGGTGTGCCGGGGGTGGGAGAGAAGACGGCGCTTGGTCTTCTGCAGGGCATGCAGGGCGGCCTCGACACCATCTACGGTGATCTGGAGCGCATCAAGACGCTGAGCTTCCGCGGCGCCAAGACGCTCGGTAAAAAGCTCGACGCGCACCGCGACGAGGCCTACCTCTCGCATAAGCTCGCCACCATCAAGACCGACTGCGAGCTGCCGGTGGGACTTGATGATCTCGACATTGCCCACCCGGACCGCGAGGCGCTGACCGAGCTGTACCGGGAGATGGAGTTCAAGGCCTGGCTCTCTGACCTGCTCGAAGGCAAGGACGACGCTGCCGAAGGCAAATCGGCCACCGCCGGTTCGGGCGCGTCTGACGAAAGCCAAGAGGATGACCAAGACGAAGCCGAGTCCGACACTCCCTCGTCGCAGCGCGTGGATCAGGTGATTCTCGAACAGGCCGACTTCGATGCCTGGCTTGAGCGTCTCGAGGCCAGCGAGGCGTTCTGCTTCGATCTCGAGACCACCAGCCTCAACTACATGGAGGCCGAGATCGTCGGCGTCGGCCTGGCGCTGGAAGCCGGCGAGGCCGCCTATATCCCGCTGGCGCACGACTACCTCGATGCCCCCGCCCAGCTCGATCGCAAGGCGGTGCTCAAGGCGCTGACGCCGCTGCTGGAGGATGCCAGCAAGGCCAAGATCGGCCAGAACCTCAAGTACGACATCTCGGTGCTGGCCAGCTACCACATCAAGGTGGCCGGGCCGCTGCACGACACCATGCTCGAATCCTACGTGCTCAACTCCACCGCCACCCGCCATGACATGGACTCGCTGGCGCTGAAATACCTGGGCGAGAAGACGGTGAGCTTCGAAGAGATCGCCGGTAAGGGCGTCAAGCAACTGACCTTCAACCAGATCGCTCTCGAACAGGCCGCCCCCTACGCCTGCGAGGACGTCGATATTACCCTGCGTCTGCACCACGAGCTGCGCCCGCGCCTCGAGCAGGAAGGGCGCGTCGCCGAGGTGCTGGACGCCCTCGAACGCCCGCTGATTCCGGTGCTCTCGCACATCGAGCGTACCGGCGTGGCCCTGGACGCCGAGCGCCTGCACACCCAGAGTCGCGAGCTTGAGACGCGCATCCGCGAGCTCGAGGCCCGCGCCCACGAGCTCGCCGGTCGCGAGTTTAACCTGGGCTCGCCCAAGCAGCTTGCCGAGATCCTCTTCGAGGAGCAGAAGCTGCCGGTCAAGAAGAAGACCCCCAAGGGCGCGCCTTCCACCGCCGAGGCGGTGCTCGAGGAGCTGGCGCTGGACTTCCCGCTGCCCAAGGTGATCATCGAGCATCGCGGGCTTTCCAAGCTCAAGTCGACCTACACCGACAAGCTGCCGCTGCTGGTCAACAAGGCCACCGGCCGGGTGCACACCAGCTACCACCAGGCGGTCACCGCCACAGGTCGGCTGTCATCGAGCGATCCCAACCTGCAGAACATTCCGATCCGCACCGAGGAAGGGCGCAAGATCCGCCAGGCCTTCATTGCCCGGCCAGGCTACAAGATCGTCGCCGCCGACTATTCCCAGATCGAGCTGCGCATCATGGCGCACCTCTCCGAGGATGCAGGCCTGCTCGAGGCCTTCGCCGAGGATCGTGACATTCACGCCGCTACTGCCGCCGAGGTGTTCGGCGTCGAGCTCGACAAGGTCTCCACCGAGCAGCGGCGCAGCGCCAAGGCGATCAACTTCGGGCTGATCTACGGCATGAGCGCCTGGGGGCTCGGCAAGCAGCTCAACATCGAGCGCAACCAGGCGCAGACCTACATCGACCGCTACTTCGACCGCTACCCCGGCGTTGCCCGCTACATGGAGGGCATTCGCGCCCAGGCTGCAGAAGACGGCTTCGTCGAGACCGTGGCTGGCCGCCGGCTCTACCTGCCCGAGATCAAGGCGCAGAACCAGGGACGCCGCCAGGCCGCCGAGCGCACCGCCATCAACGCGCCCATGCAGGGCACCGCCGCCGACATCATCAAGCGCGCCATGATCGACGTGCACGCCTGGCTGATGGAGGGCGAAATGGATGCCTGGATGGTCATGCAGGTGCACGACGAACTGGTCTTCGAGGTGAAAGACGAGCAGGTCGATGACTTCATCGATGCCGTGAAGGCGCGCATGCGTGACGCCGCCGACTTGAGGGTGCCGCTAATCGTCGAGGCCGAAAGCGGCATCAACTGGGATGAAGCCCACTGA